From one Bacteroidia bacterium genomic stretch:
- a CDS encoding DUF86 domain-containing protein, translating into MSKRSEKAILQDIIMNIQAILDFTRGMEWDQFSTDLKTQYAVDRCFEIIGEATRQLPESFLQSHPEIEWQKMIAFRNLLIHEYFRVERRIEWNIIQNILPGLKQQLETLKEQL; encoded by the coding sequence ATGTCTAAACGCAGCGAAAAAGCGATATTACAGGATATAATCATGAACATTCAGGCCATACTGGATTTCACCAGGGGCATGGAATGGGACCAATTCAGCACCGACCTCAAGACCCAATATGCCGTTGACCGCTGCTTTGAGATCATAGGTGAAGCCACCCGGCAATTGCCTGAAAGCTTCCTCCAGTCCCACCCTGAAATTGAATGGCAAAAAATGATCGCTTTCCGTAACCTGCTAATACATGAATACTTCCGGGTAGAACGAAGAATTGAGTGGAACATCATTCAAAACATCCTTCCTGGTCTGAAACAGCAACTGGAAACTTTAAAAGAGCAGCTATGA
- a CDS encoding glycosyltransferase, whose translation MSLKISVITICFNNPEDVITTCKSVDQQTRKPDEHLIVDGSENQVILHYLESHPQPGFRKWKNEPDEGISDAFNKGILRASGDIIHLLNSGDYYYDDTVLQRAGKTFEANPGVKWTSGKYLQYRGNTWIESGVPFEKKKLYRGMRQVAHPTMFVKKELYDRHGLYDLDVEVAMDYDFMVRIRNEKYLFINYPLVCFAPGGKSEIEFGTGIKNIKHSYRKYIGRSAKLNLWMLWQRTLPIIMGTTLGRLLFRIKNRQKIQRPPKG comes from the coding sequence ATGTCGTTAAAAATTTCAGTCATTACTATTTGTTTTAATAATCCGGAAGATGTTATTACAACGTGTAAATCTGTTGATCAGCAGACCAGGAAGCCTGATGAGCACCTGATCGTGGACGGCTCTGAAAACCAGGTAATACTGCATTATTTGGAATCTCATCCGCAGCCCGGATTTCGCAAATGGAAGAATGAGCCGGACGAAGGAATAAGCGATGCATTTAATAAGGGGATCCTTCGGGCCAGCGGAGATATTATTCACTTATTAAATTCTGGTGATTATTATTATGACGACACCGTTTTACAGCGGGCGGGAAAGACGTTTGAAGCGAACCCCGGTGTAAAATGGACAAGTGGCAAATACCTGCAATACCGGGGAAATACCTGGATAGAATCGGGCGTACCATTTGAAAAGAAGAAGCTTTACAGAGGAATGCGCCAGGTAGCTCATCCCACCATGTTCGTAAAGAAAGAATTGTATGACCGGCATGGCCTTTATGATTTAGATGTAGAAGTGGCGATGGATTATGATTTTATGGTCAGGATCCGTAACGAAAAATATTTATTTATTAATTATCCGTTGGTTTGTTTTGCTCCCGGTGGAAAAAGCGAAATTGAGTTTGGCACCGGAATTAAAAATATAAAGCACAGCTACCGCAAATACATAGGCCGAAGCGCAAAGCTAAACCTCTGGATGCTTTGGCAGCGTACATTGCCCATCATAATGGGAACCACCCTGGGCCGGCTCCTCTTCAGGATAAAAAACCGTCAGAAAATACAGCGCCCGCCTAAGGGGTAG
- the tcmP gene encoding three-Cys-motif partner protein TcmP has translation MTKQSNKKDKPWGGPWTEKKLDAFISYVQEYLKIMKDKYWKLIYFDGFAGSGERIEYETEGIKPFFLTEEQKIYEGAAERVVKLDPPHVFNYYYFIDLKENNISKLKAKINSLEEAKGKKLEFRAGDCNEQILKLAQVLRTKEYAALIFIDPFGMHIEWEAISSLKNTRSDIWILLPTAVIINRLLDKNCELKSIATLTRYFGLSEDEIISTFYRKSKIQSLFGEDERIEKVLDPIEKIAEVYIRQLGTIWKFVTQPLRLNNRKGAPLFHLIFASNNETALRIASHIIAKKRR, from the coding sequence ATGACTAAACAATCGAATAAAAAGGATAAACCTTGGGGTGGCCCTTGGACTGAAAAGAAGCTTGATGCCTTCATTTCATATGTGCAAGAGTACCTTAAGATAATGAAGGACAAATATTGGAAATTAATTTACTTTGATGGTTTTGCTGGAAGCGGTGAAAGAATAGAATATGAAACAGAAGGTATCAAACCATTTTTTCTGACAGAGGAACAAAAAATTTATGAAGGAGCTGCTGAAAGGGTCGTAAAATTAGATCCTCCCCATGTTTTTAACTACTATTATTTCATAGACCTTAAGGAAAACAATATATCAAAGCTTAAAGCCAAAATTAATTCTCTGGAGGAAGCAAAGGGGAAAAAACTGGAATTCCGAGCGGGCGATTGCAACGAACAGATTTTAAAGCTTGCTCAAGTACTTCGTACTAAAGAATACGCTGCACTTATCTTTATTGACCCCTTTGGGATGCATATAGAATGGGAAGCAATTTCCTCTTTGAAAAATACCAGATCAGACATATGGATCTTATTGCCAACGGCAGTAATTATAAACCGTTTATTGGACAAGAACTGCGAACTGAAAAGTATCGCCACGCTCACAAGATACTTCGGACTTTCTGAAGATGAAATCATTTCTACCTTCTATAGAAAAAGTAAGATTCAAAGTCTATTTGGTGAAGATGAAAGGATTGAGAAAGTTCTGGATCCAATTGAAAAAATTGCTGAAGTCTATATTCGACAACTTGGAACCATCTGGAAGTTTGTCACACAGCCGTTAAGATTGAACAATAGGAAAGGGGCACCACTATTTCATCTGATTTTTGCATCCAATAATGAAACAGCCTTAAGAATTGCATCGCATATAATTGCTAAAAAAAGAAGATAA
- a CDS encoding nucleotidyltransferase family protein, with protein sequence MKAAMIKRKLAAHLPDLMKRYPIKHLALFGSVTRDDFDPVKSDIDILVEFDGDIAWEFFDLEEELRKLLGKNVDLVSRHALKPHYWEYIKKDVINV encoded by the coding sequence ATGAAAGCAGCCATGATAAAGCGTAAGTTGGCAGCGCACCTCCCGGACCTGATGAAGCGCTACCCCATCAAGCACCTCGCCTTGTTCGGCTCCGTAACGCGCGATGATTTTGATCCGGTGAAAAGTGACATAGACATCCTTGTGGAATTTGATGGTGATATCGCATGGGAGTTCTTTGACCTTGAGGAAGAACTACGGAAATTACTCGGAAAAAATGTTGACCTTGTTTCAAGACATGCCTTGAAGCCGCATTATTGGGAATACATTAAAAAGGATGTGATCAATGTCTGA
- a CDS encoding type I restriction-modification enzyme R subunit C-terminal domain-containing protein yields the protein MALVRHAAGIDGQLLPYEQTVSENFRQWVFRKNAGQHNRYTEEQMAWLRLIRDHVTTSFHFDRDDLNFTPFDAQGGVGRMYQLFGEETEGVIEELNEALAA from the coding sequence GTGGCACTGGTAAGGCACGCAGCAGGTATTGACGGCCAACTGTTGCCATACGAACAAACGGTGAGCGAGAACTTCCGGCAGTGGGTGTTCAGGAAGAATGCCGGGCAGCACAACCGCTACACCGAAGAACAGATGGCATGGCTGCGCCTGATCCGCGACCATGTAACCACCTCCTTTCACTTTGACCGCGATGACCTTAACTTCACACCCTTCGATGCCCAGGGCGGAGTAGGCCGGATGTACCAATTGTTTGGGGAGGAAACGGAAGGGGTTATTGAAGAACTTAATGAAGCATTAGCAGCTTAG
- a CDS encoding HepT-like ribonuclease domain-containing protein, with protein MSDYSPKILIIDMLDAISAILAFSGGLSYEDYLRDRKTRDALYRNIMVLGEAVHRLPHQFILAHPEIEWKKIESTRNALVHGYDKIDDRIVWNIIQNILPGLKVQLENLKAQL; from the coding sequence ATGTCTGACTATAGCCCCAAAATATTGATCATTGACATGCTTGATGCAATAAGCGCCATTTTGGCTTTCAGCGGAGGATTGAGTTACGAAGATTACCTGCGTGACAGGAAAACCCGTGATGCCCTATATAGAAACATCATGGTGCTTGGCGAAGCGGTACATCGGTTGCCCCATCAGTTTATCCTGGCACATCCTGAAATTGAATGGAAAAAGATTGAATCCACCCGCAATGCCTTGGTGCATGGTTATGATAAAATAGATGACCGAATTGTTTGGAACATCATTCAAAACATCCTTCCCGGCCTTAAAGTACAATTGGAAAACCTAAAAGCACAGTTATGA
- a CDS encoding nucleotidyltransferase domain-containing protein, translated as MITPEDIKKKLADKLPGLQKRYPISQLALFGSVTREDFDPGKSDIDIMVDLNGDMDWNYFDLVWELQQMFPGYKVDVISRNAIQPHYWPYIEEDLQYV; from the coding sequence ATGATAACACCTGAAGACATAAAGAAAAAGCTGGCGGATAAGCTACCGGGTCTGCAGAAACGCTATCCCATAAGTCAACTGGCTTTATTTGGGTCGGTAACACGTGAAGACTTCGATCCGGGCAAAAGCGACATTGACATTATGGTTGACTTAAATGGAGATATGGACTGGAATTATTTCGATCTGGTTTGGGAGCTACAACAGATGTTTCCCGGATACAAGGTGGATGTGATTAGTCGAAATGCCATACAGCCACATTACTGGCCTTATATCGAGGAGGACTTGCAATATGTCTAA
- a CDS encoding type I restriction-modification enzyme R subunit C-terminal domain-containing protein codes for MSSNPYQLTFTLKQQDFEQFMREHKDEITALRIFYDQPYERRNITYRMITELRDVLLRERSALGPMHVWQAYEQLEKVNGQRHWWHW; via the coding sequence ATGAGCAGCAATCCTTACCAACTAACCTTCACGCTGAAACAGCAGGATTTCGAGCAGTTTATGCGGGAGCACAAGGATGAGATTACAGCCCTGCGGATATTTTATGACCAGCCTTACGAGCGCAGGAACATTACCTACAGGATGATCACGGAATTGCGAGACGTGTTGCTGCGGGAACGGTCTGCACTGGGCCCCATGCACGTGTGGCAAGCGTATGAGCAGTTGGAGAAGGTGAATGGTCAACGGCATTGGTGGCACTGGTAA
- a CDS encoding HepT-like ribonuclease domain-containing protein, which translates to MSKRSEKAILQDIIMNIQAILDFTRGMEWDQFSTDLKTQYAVDCSFEIIGEATRQLPESFLHSHPEIEWQKMIAFRKLIDT; encoded by the coding sequence ATGTCTAAACGCAGCGAAAAAGCGATATTACAGGATATAATCATGAACATTCAGGCCATACTGGATTTCACCAGGGGCATGGAATGGGACCAATTCAGTACCGACCTCAAGACCCAATATGCCGTTGACTGCAGCTTTGAGATCATTGGGGAAGCTACACGACAATTGCCGGAAAGCTTCCTCCACTCCCACCCGGAAATTGAATGGCAAAAAATGATTGCATTCCGCAAACTTATTGATACATGA
- a CDS encoding nucleotidyltransferase domain-containing protein has protein sequence MITPEDIMKKLADKLPGLQKRYPISQLALFGSVTREDFDPGKSDIDIMVDLNGDMDWNYFDLVWELQQMFPGYKVDVISRNAIQPHYWPYIEEDLQYV, from the coding sequence ATGATAACACCTGAAGACATAATGAAAAAGCTGGCGGATAAGCTACCGGGTCTGCAGAAACGCTATCCCATAAGTCAACTGGCTTTATTTGGGTCGGTAACACGTGAAGACTTCGATCCGGGCAAAAGCGACATTGACATTATGGTTGACTTAAATGGAGATATGGACTGGAATTATTTCGATCTGGTTTGGGAGCTACAACAGATGTTTCCCGGATACAAGGTGGATGTGATTAGTCGAAATGCCATACAGCCACATTACTGGCCTTATATCGAGGAGGACTTGCAATATGTCTAA